From the genome of Pelobacter propionicus DSM 2379, one region includes:
- a CDS encoding phosphoribosylformylglycinamidine synthase subunit PurS: MANRIEIALKEGVRDARGERIKREIEHFLHLAVEEVATIDVYTVDAHLSPEQLKQAAAGPFSDPVIQRWSIDLPLATGFDFAVEVGFRPGVTDNVGRTAREALTYLAGRPFGEGEGVYYSVQYLLKGDLAAAAVEKIATGLLCNTLIQRYTVLPVAEFMAKRGFPAVAPKVVGQTRADVSEIDLEVSDDELMRISKEGILALTLDEMKIIQAHYRDAKVLEERKKVGLGPKPTDVELECLAQTWSEHCKHKIFAGTVQYEDENGNKQEIRSLFKSFIQRTTKDVREKMGEKDFCLSVFKDNAGVIKFNDDHSLVFKVETHNSPSALDPYGGALTGIVGVNRDPFGTGKGAKLIFNTDVFCFADPFFEKPLPSRLLHPRRIYEGVVEGVEHGGNKSGIPTVNGSLVFDERYAGKPLVFCGTAGIMPARLNGEPSHEKSIKPGDVIVMTGGRIGKDGIHGATFSSEELNENSPVTAVQIGDPITQKRMFDFLIRARDKGLYRFITDNGAGGLSSSIGEMAGECGGCRMDLSCAPLKYPGLAPWEILISEAQERMSLAVPPETLDEFLSMAKRFGVEATVLGEFTDSGVFHMLYGERTVAWLPMEFMHEGLPPLQLPAKWTPPKYEEPELVAGGEYSADLRALLSSLNICSKESVVRRYDHEVQGGSVVKPFTGVTNDGPSDAAIVRPILDSFEGVVTAHGICPRYSDIDAYHMTANAVDEALRNYVAVGGSLELVAGLDNFCWCDPVLSDKTPDGPYKMAQLVRANQALYDICMEYNLPLISGKDSMKNDFYDGSTKISIPPTLLFSVIGKIEDARKAVTMDVKRPADIVYLLGTTADELGGSEYLALKGKIGNKVPVVDAVSAYGRYQAYQRAVAAAIVASCHDLSDGGLAVAAAESAFAGGFGISLDLSAVPWKGDGAARNDLNLLFSESASRLLVTVHPEKRAEFEAIMAGSCFAPIGVVTEEQSLTITGLSGAPVVNAALADLKEAWQQTLREL; this comes from the coding sequence ATGGCCAACAGAATAGAAATCGCCCTGAAGGAGGGAGTTCGCGACGCCCGCGGTGAGCGGATCAAGCGGGAGATCGAACACTTTTTGCACCTGGCTGTGGAGGAGGTTGCCACCATCGACGTCTATACCGTGGACGCCCACCTCTCCCCTGAACAGCTCAAGCAGGCCGCAGCCGGTCCCTTTAGTGACCCGGTCATCCAGCGCTGGAGCATCGATCTCCCCCTGGCAACCGGCTTCGACTTTGCCGTGGAGGTCGGCTTCCGGCCCGGCGTGACCGACAACGTGGGGCGCACGGCCCGAGAGGCGCTGACCTACCTGGCCGGCCGCCCCTTTGGCGAAGGGGAGGGGGTCTACTATTCGGTGCAGTACCTGCTGAAGGGGGACCTCGCTGCCGCCGCTGTGGAGAAGATCGCCACCGGCCTCTTGTGCAACACCCTGATCCAGCGCTACACCGTGCTGCCCGTGGCGGAGTTCATGGCTAAACGGGGGTTCCCGGCGGTCGCTCCCAAAGTGGTCGGCCAGACCAGGGCTGACGTCAGCGAGATCGACCTGGAGGTTTCCGACGACGAGCTGATGCGCATCAGTAAAGAGGGCATCCTGGCCCTGACCCTGGATGAGATGAAGATCATCCAGGCCCACTACCGCGATGCCAAGGTGCTGGAAGAACGGAAGAAGGTGGGGCTGGGCCCCAAGCCGACCGACGTGGAACTGGAATGCCTGGCCCAGACCTGGTCCGAGCACTGCAAGCACAAGATCTTCGCCGGCACGGTGCAGTACGAGGACGAGAACGGCAACAAGCAGGAGATCCGCTCCCTGTTCAAGTCTTTCATCCAGCGTACCACCAAGGATGTGCGCGAGAAGATGGGGGAGAAGGACTTCTGCCTCTCCGTGTTCAAGGACAACGCCGGTGTGATCAAATTCAACGACGACCACTCCCTGGTGTTCAAGGTGGAGACCCACAACTCCCCCTCTGCCCTGGATCCCTACGGCGGGGCTTTGACCGGCATCGTAGGGGTCAACCGTGATCCCTTCGGCACCGGCAAGGGGGCCAAGCTGATCTTCAATACCGACGTGTTCTGCTTCGCCGACCCGTTCTTTGAGAAGCCGTTGCCCAGCCGCCTGCTGCACCCGCGTCGCATCTACGAGGGGGTCGTGGAGGGGGTGGAGCACGGCGGCAACAAGAGCGGCATCCCCACGGTGAACGGCTCCCTGGTGTTCGACGAACGCTATGCCGGCAAGCCGCTGGTCTTCTGTGGCACGGCCGGCATCATGCCTGCCCGGCTGAATGGCGAACCCTCCCACGAGAAGTCCATCAAACCGGGCGATGTTATCGTCATGACCGGCGGCCGCATCGGCAAGGACGGCATCCACGGCGCCACCTTCTCCTCCGAGGAGCTGAACGAGAACTCTCCGGTTACCGCGGTGCAGATCGGCGACCCCATCACCCAGAAGCGCATGTTCGACTTCCTGATCCGGGCCCGGGACAAGGGGCTCTACCGTTTCATCACCGACAACGGAGCCGGCGGCCTTTCCTCCTCCATCGGCGAGATGGCCGGCGAGTGCGGCGGCTGCCGCATGGATCTCTCATGCGCGCCGCTCAAGTATCCCGGCCTTGCTCCCTGGGAAATCCTGATCTCCGAGGCCCAGGAGCGCATGAGCCTGGCCGTGCCGCCGGAGACGCTGGATGAGTTCCTCTCCATGGCCAAGCGCTTCGGCGTTGAGGCAACCGTGCTGGGCGAGTTCACTGACAGCGGCGTGTTCCACATGCTCTACGGCGAGCGGACCGTTGCCTGGCTCCCCATGGAGTTCATGCACGAGGGGCTGCCGCCGCTGCAGCTCCCGGCCAAGTGGACCCCGCCGAAATACGAGGAACCGGAACTGGTCGCGGGTGGCGAGTACAGCGCCGACCTCAGGGCACTGCTCTCCTCCCTGAATATCTGCTCCAAGGAGTCGGTGGTGCGTCGCTACGACCACGAGGTGCAGGGAGGCTCGGTGGTCAAGCCGTTCACCGGCGTTACCAACGACGGCCCCTCCGACGCGGCTATTGTTAGGCCGATCCTGGACTCCTTCGAGGGGGTGGTCACGGCCCACGGCATCTGCCCGCGCTACTCTGACATCGACGCCTACCACATGACCGCCAATGCCGTGGACGAGGCGTTGCGCAACTACGTGGCCGTTGGCGGTTCCCTGGAGCTGGTGGCTGGCCTGGACAACTTCTGCTGGTGCGACCCGGTGCTCTCCGACAAGACGCCCGACGGCCCCTACAAGATGGCCCAGCTGGTGCGCGCCAACCAGGCGTTGTACGACATCTGCATGGAGTACAACCTGCCACTGATCTCCGGCAAGGACTCCATGAAGAACGACTTCTACGACGGCAGCACCAAGATCTCCATTCCGCCGACGCTCCTCTTCTCGGTGATCGGCAAGATCGAGGACGCCAGGAAGGCGGTCACCATGGATGTGAAGCGTCCCGCCGACATCGTCTACCTGCTGGGAACCACCGCCGACGAGCTGGGCGGTTCCGAGTACCTGGCCCTGAAGGGAAAGATCGGCAACAAGGTGCCGGTGGTGGACGCTGTCTCGGCCTATGGCCGCTACCAGGCCTACCAGCGGGCTGTGGCGGCTGCCATCGTGGCTTCTTGCCACGACCTGTCCGACGGCGGCCTGGCCGTGGCAGCGGCGGAGTCGGCATTCGCCGGCGGCTTCGGCATCTCCCTGGACCTGTCCGCCGTGCCCTGGAAGGGGGATGGGGCAGCCAGGAACGACCTGAACCTGCTCTTCTCCGAATCCGCCTCGCGCCTGCTGGTGACCGTGCATCCGGAGAAGCGGGCCGAGTTCGAGGCCATCATGGCCGGCAGCTGCTTCGCCCCCATCGGCGTGGTGACGGAGGAACAGAGCCTGACCATCACCGGCCTTTCTGGTGCGCCCGTGGTCAATGCCGCTCTGGCCGACCTGAAGGAAGCCTGGCAGCAAACGTTGCGGGAGCTGTAA
- a CDS encoding nucleotidyltransferase family protein yields MAERKSTNKLSATKAKQDSLETMLQSLKESLPELQARYGVKSLGIFSSYVHGQQKKGSDLDLLVEFNEQAPVTLVGFVRLERELGKVVGRKVDLVERDTLKPVIGKRILEELIPV; encoded by the coding sequence ATGGCTGAACGTAAGAGCACGAACAAACTCTCTGCCACCAAGGCTAAACAGGATTCTTTGGAAACAATGCTTCAATCGTTAAAGGAGAGTCTGCCGGAGTTACAGGCGCGCTATGGCGTGAAGTCGCTCGGAATTTTCAGCTCTTATGTTCACGGTCAGCAGAAAAAAGGTAGCGATCTTGATTTGCTGGTTGAGTTTAACGAACAGGCGCCGGTGACGCTGGTCGGTTTTGTAAGGCTTGAACGGGAACTTGGCAAAGTGGTTGGGCGCAAAGTCGATCTGGTCGAGCGGGACACGCTCAAGCCGGTAATCGGCAAACGTATTCTCGAAGAGTTAATTCCGGTATGA
- a CDS encoding type II toxin-antitoxin system HicB family antitoxin, with product MKREYTVIIERDEDGYYVADVPELHGCHTQATSLDELMSRVREAIELCREVQKPVRHRKQLIGVQRIAV from the coding sequence ATGAAACGCGAATATACGGTTATCATCGAACGGGATGAGGACGGGTACTATGTGGCCGATGTGCCGGAATTGCACGGTTGCCATACGCAGGCAACATCCCTTGACGAACTGATGAGTCGGGTGCGCGAGGCAATCGAGTTGTGTCGTGAGGTTCAGAAACCTGTGCGACATCGCAAACAACTGATAGGTGTGCAGAGAATAGCGGTATGA
- a CDS encoding type II toxin-antitoxin system HicA family toxin, whose product MTRFPALEGKEVVAVLESFGFAVERQRGSHVF is encoded by the coding sequence ATGACCAGATTTCCCGCTTTGGAGGGGAAAGAGGTCGTTGCCGTTCTTGAGTCTTTTGGGTTTGCCGTGGAACGACAACGGGGAAGCCATGTTTTTTGA